One stretch of Paenibacillus sp. FSL R5-0341 DNA includes these proteins:
- the modB gene encoding molybdate ABC transporter permease subunit, with protein MNVNVIDWSVFWSPVRLSLQVALLSSVVATVLGIVVAWKMSRTSFRGKILLETAFMLPLVLPPTVVGFLLLVILGRKSVLGQWIEAIFSAPVIFSWWAAVIASVVVAFPLVYQTMKSGFSGVDRDLEDAGRSIGANEWQVFRYISLPLAGRALMTAFILGFARALGEFGATLMIAGNIPGKTQTVPTAIYVAVDSGNQTMAWAWTVSIIIISFLMLLMTRQQRDGKND; from the coding sequence ATGAATGTGAACGTAATAGACTGGTCCGTGTTCTGGTCACCGGTGCGCCTGTCGCTTCAGGTTGCGTTGTTATCCAGCGTGGTTGCTACTGTGTTGGGAATCGTCGTAGCCTGGAAAATGTCGCGTACTTCATTTCGGGGAAAGATTCTATTGGAAACGGCATTTATGCTACCTTTAGTACTTCCCCCGACGGTGGTCGGATTTCTGTTACTTGTCATATTGGGACGTAAAAGTGTACTTGGACAATGGATTGAAGCGATATTCTCTGCGCCGGTTATATTCTCCTGGTGGGCAGCGGTGATTGCTTCGGTGGTGGTTGCTTTCCCGTTGGTGTATCAGACGATGAAATCGGGATTCAGCGGTGTGGATCGTGATCTGGAAGATGCGGGCCGTTCAATTGGGGCGAATGAGTGGCAGGTCTTTCGTTACATTTCCCTGCCGCTCGCAGGCAGAGCATTGATGACCGCCTTCATCCTGGGCTTTGCCCGGGCACTCGGCGAATTCGGAGCGACACTGATGATTGCAGGCAATATTCCGGGCAAAACGCAAACGGTACCCACGGCAATCTATGTCGCTGTGGATTCGGGCAATCAGACCATGGCTTGGGCATGGACTGTTTCCATTATTATCATCTCGTTTCTCATGTTACTGATGACCAGACAGCAGCGAGATGGAAAAAATGACTGA
- the modA gene encoding molybdate ABC transporter substrate-binding protein translates to MRKRIGYVLGSMSLGLALVLAGCGASTGTTDTSTGAEQTTSTPAASGESSSAGVTDPQETVDLTISAAASLTDAMKEIETNFETANPNIELNFNFGASGALQQQIEQGAPADIFVSAATKNMNALVDENLIASGDQKNLLQNSLVAIVPADGTNTVASETDLTSDSIKTVAIGIPESVPAGTYAKEALTNAKLWDELESKLVQGKDVRQVLQYVETGNADAGFVYKTDALTSDQVKIAFEVDKNSYTPANYPVGIIEGTKHRTEAEQFYAYLQTPEVLDIFTKYGFSISE, encoded by the coding sequence ATGAGAAAGAGAATCGGATATGTATTAGGAAGTATGTCACTGGGACTGGCTCTTGTATTGGCTGGTTGTGGCGCAAGCACGGGCACTACGGATACATCCACGGGTGCAGAACAAACAACTTCGACGCCAGCAGCATCAGGCGAAAGTTCATCAGCAGGCGTTACTGATCCGCAGGAAACGGTAGATCTGACGATCTCTGCGGCGGCCAGTCTTACGGATGCCATGAAGGAAATAGAAACGAATTTTGAAACAGCGAATCCCAATATAGAACTGAATTTCAACTTTGGCGCATCAGGTGCCCTGCAACAGCAGATTGAACAAGGTGCACCGGCTGATATCTTTGTATCGGCGGCAACGAAAAATATGAATGCGCTGGTGGACGAAAACCTGATTGCATCGGGCGATCAGAAGAATCTGCTACAGAATTCACTGGTGGCGATTGTGCCAGCAGATGGGACCAATACAGTGGCCAGTGAAACGGATCTCACCAGCGATTCCATCAAGACCGTAGCGATTGGAATTCCGGAAAGTGTGCCAGCGGGAACCTATGCCAAGGAAGCTCTGACCAATGCCAAGCTGTGGGATGAACTGGAAAGCAAGCTTGTGCAGGGTAAAGACGTTAGACAGGTTCTTCAATATGTAGAGACAGGTAATGCAGATGCAGGATTTGTATATAAAACGGATGCTCTTACCTCGGATCAGGTGAAAATTGCGTTTGAGGTGGACAAAAACAGCTACACACCTGCCAACTATCCGGTAGGCATTATCGAAGGAACGAAACATCGTACAGAGGCCGAACAATTCTATGCGTACTTGCAAACCCCTGAAGTGCTGGATATCTTTACGAAATACGGATTCTCTATTTCAGAATGA
- a CDS encoding helix-turn-helix transcriptional regulator: MTEEQSYTTEEISKLLKISKLTVYDLIKKGDLVAYRVGKQMRIDATDLEAYKRRSKQLQSPGQRIPTPDQTSATGTQLGLSDSLGASISSANSAGSAPAISGHGLTGTPRHLVITGQDVSLDILMRHMEKHTRDIRPLRSFMGSLDGLISMYRGESDLVSTHLLDGDTGEYNLPYIRKILTGRSYVVVNLLSRPAGLYVQRGNPQNLQNWTDLSKPELRLANREKGSGARVLLDEQLRLHGIPSTGLIGYEMEETSHMGVAAKVSSGEADVGVGIEKAARLVGQVDFIPLTQERYDLVMLKKQGNEAWIESVLRILQSPEFRQELQSFEGYDVSRTGEILYEA; the protein is encoded by the coding sequence ATGACGGAGGAGCAATCCTACACAACCGAAGAAATATCCAAGCTGCTCAAAATATCGAAACTGACGGTCTATGACCTAATCAAAAAGGGAGACCTCGTCGCATACCGTGTGGGTAAACAAATGCGAATTGATGCAACTGATCTGGAGGCATATAAACGTCGCTCCAAGCAACTTCAATCCCCAGGTCAACGCATCCCGACTCCAGATCAGACCTCGGCAACAGGGACTCAGCTAGGTCTTAGTGATTCTCTGGGAGCTTCAATATCGTCAGCAAACTCCGCCGGTTCTGCGCCAGCGATATCTGGTCATGGTCTGACAGGTACGCCACGGCATCTGGTGATCACAGGTCAGGATGTCAGTCTGGACATCCTGATGCGCCACATGGAGAAACATACTCGGGACATTCGCCCGCTACGTTCGTTCATGGGCAGCCTGGATGGACTTATCTCGATGTATCGCGGTGAGTCTGATCTGGTCAGTACCCATCTGCTAGACGGAGATACAGGTGAATATAATCTGCCGTATATTCGTAAAATTCTGACGGGACGATCTTATGTTGTGGTGAACCTGCTGTCACGTCCTGCCGGACTGTATGTACAGCGTGGCAACCCGCAGAACTTGCAGAATTGGACCGACCTGAGCAAGCCTGAACTTCGTCTGGCTAACCGGGAGAAAGGTTCTGGCGCGAGAGTACTGCTGGATGAGCAACTTCGGCTACATGGAATTCCATCCACAGGTCTGATCGGATATGAAATGGAAGAAACCAGTCACATGGGCGTGGCTGCCAAAGTCAGTTCAGGTGAAGCTGATGTTGGAGTTGGCATTGAGAAGGCTGCGCGACTTGTGGGACAGGTTGATTTTATCCCGCTCACTCAGGAGCGCTATGATCTGGTCATGTTGAAGAAGCAAGGTAATGAAGCCTGGATCGAATCGGTCCTGCGAATTCTCCAATCGCCGGAGTTCAGGCAGGAATTGCAATCATTCGAGGGATATGATGTGTCACGTACAGGTGAAATTTTGTACGAAGCATAA